Proteins encoded together in one Coffea arabica cultivar ET-39 chromosome 2c, Coffea Arabica ET-39 HiFi, whole genome shotgun sequence window:
- the LOC113723700 gene encoding GDSL lipase-like: MKMAKEYRIGLNLAKSCVQLCLIVVLVVLASLTIPSDCFQHDDQYPKTIAGLFVFGDSLIDPGNNNYINTSRDAQANFPPYGVSFFKYPSGRFCDGRVIPDFIAEYAKLPFIPPYLQIGYRYQLAYGANFASGGAGALVEPFSGLVIDLKKQLWYFNQAEKQLRSNLGKRGAERIVSNSVYLFSIGANDYSSDRRKDYVATVVGNITAALEEIYKKGGRKFGVVNMPPIGCLPLFRAADLAAGGTGECNGQLTALAKLHNVLLSKKLEHLQKQLKGFRYSYFDIFTAAVEMFDNPSKYGFKEVKSACCGSGPFRGDRSCGGRGGFKEYELCDNPQDYFFFDSNHPTQAANQQLAELMWAGPSNITWPHNLKSLFQISL; the protein is encoded by the exons ATGAAGATGGCCAAGGAATATAGAATTGGGCTAAACCTGGCTAAGTCGTGTGTCCAACTCTGCTTAATTGTAGTATTAGTTGTCCTTGCAAGCCTAACAATTCCATCAGATTGTTTCCAACATGATGACCAATATCCCAAAACCATTGCTGGCCTCTTCGTCTTCGGTGATTCACTCATTGATCCTGGAAATAACAACTACATCAACACAAGTAGAGATGCCCAGGCCAACTTTCCGCCATATGGAGTATCTTTCTTCAAATATCCGTCAGGGAGATTTTGCGATGGCCGTGTTATTCCTGATTTTATTG CTGAATACGCAAAGCTTCCTTTCATTCCACCTTATCTCCAAATTGGTTACCGGTATCAGTTGGCTTATGGCGCAAATTTTGCATCTGGTGGCGCTGGTGCTCTAGTTGAACCCTTTTCCGGATTG GTTATCGACCTTAAAAAGCAGTTATGGTATTTTAACCAGGCTGAAAAACAGTTGAGGTCGAATCTAGGTAAAAGAGGAGCAGAACGAATCGTGTCCAATTCTGTATACTTGTTTAGCATAGGGGCTAATGATTACTCGAGCGACAGACGAAAGGATTATGTAGCAACGGTGGTTGGCAACATTACAGCTGCTCTCGag GAAATATACAAGAAAGGTGGGAGAAAATTTGGAGTTGTAAATATGCCACCTATAGGATGTTTGCCACTCTTTAGAGCTGCCGATTTGGCTGCCGGAGGGACTGGAGAGTGCAATGGACAGTTGACAGCTTTGGCCAAGTTACACAATGTCTTACTTTCCAAAAAACTCGAGCACCTGCAGAAGCAGCTCAAAGGGTTTAGATATTCATATTTTGACATCTTCACCGCTGCTGTTGAAATGTTCGACAATCCATCAAAATACG GTTTCAAAGAAGTTAAGAGTGCATGCTGCGGCAGTGGTCCTTTTCGCGGAGATCGCAGCTGCGGAGGCAGGGGAGGATTCAAAGAATACGAGCTATGTGACAATCCACAAGATTATTTCTTCTTTGACTCCAATCATCCAACTCAAGCGGCCAACCAGCAATTGGCGGAGCTCATGTGGGCTGGACCCTCCAATATCACTTGGCCTCATAATCTCAAATCACTTTTTCAGATTTCATTGTAA